Genomic DNA from Myxococcaceae bacterium JPH2:
TCATCTTCAACGGCTCCGAGTCCAAGCAGCCGCTCAACATGGCCGAGGTGTCGCTCACCTTCCTCGTGGACGACACGGACACGCTGTCGCCGCAGTACCAGGGGTTCTCGGAGATCACCGTCACGCGGCGCCTGTTCCGCAACGGTGACTCGGAGTACCTCATCAACAAGACGCTGTGCCGCCTGCTGGACATCACCGAGCTGTTCCTCGGCACGGGCGTGGGCACCAAGGCCTACTCCATCATCGAGCAGGGCCGCGTGGGCCTCATCGTCTCCAGCAAGCCGGAGGATCGCCGGCACCTCTTGGAGGAGGCCGCGGGCGTCACCAAGTACAAGGCCCGCCGCAAGGCCGCCGAGCGCAAGCTGGAGGCCACCGAGGCCAACCTCCTGCGCGTGGCGGACATCACCAACGAGTTGGAGAAGCGGCTCGAGGTGCTGTCGCGCCAGTCCAAGAAGGCGGAGAAGTACAAGAAGCTCAAGGCGCGCATGCGGGACATCGACCTGCACGCGGCCAGCCACCGCTACCTGGAGCTGGTGGGCGAGAAGAAGGTCCTCCAGTCGCGGCTGGAGAACCTGGGCTCCGAGGAGCGCGAGAGCCTGGACCGCGTGAAGGAGCTGGAGGAGGCGATTACGCGCCGCCGCGCGGAGCTGGAGGCCGAGGGCGCGGCGCTGCAGCAGCTCGCCAGCGAGGTGCATTCGCTGGAGAGCGCCGTGCAGCGCGATGCCCAGGACCTGGCCTACGGTCGCCGCGACCTGGAGGAGACGGGCGCGCGCGTGGCCCAGTCCCAGGCGGAGCTGGACGGGCTCCTCGCCCGTCAGGCCGAGATGGCGGACACCATGGCGGCCCGCGAGGCGGAGCTGTCGGGCATCGCCGGGGCGTGGAAGGAGGACGAGGTCGCGATGCAGGTGGCGCAGGAGGAGCAGCGCCGCGTCACGCACCTCCAGACGGAAGTGGCCCTGCGGTTGGAGCAGGAGCGCGCGGGCCTCGTCGCCGTGGCGGCGCGGCTGGCCAACCACGAGAGCAACCTGGTCAACCTGGCCCGGCAGCGTGGCGACCTGGAGTCGCGGCGCGCCAAGCTCCAGGGCGAGCTGGACGCCCTGCGCGCCCAGGAGCAGTCGTTGGATCAGGTGCGCACCGACGCGGCCAAGCGCGTGGAGGACACGCGGCACCTCGCGCACGAGCTGGCGGAGCGCAAGGGGCAGGAGGAGGAGGCGCTCAACCGGACGCGCGCGGACTTCGCGGAGAACGAAATCCAGGTCATCGCGCTGCGCGAGGAGCTGAGTGACAAGCGCAGCCGCCTGGGGTCGCTGCAGGACATCCAGAAGAACTACGACGGCTTCGACCGCGGCGTGCGCGCCGTCATGGTGCGCGCGGCGGAGGCGGCTCGCGAGCAGGGCATCTTCGGCCTGGTGGCGGACGTGCTGAACGTGGCGCCCCGGTATGAGCGCGCCATCGAGGCGGCCCTGGGCGAGCGGCTCCAGCACGTCATCGTCGAGAGCCGCGACAAGGGCGTGGAGTTGGTGGAGTACCTCAAGGGGCACTCGGAGGGCCGCGGCAGCTTCCTGCCGGTGCCCATGAGCGAGACCCTGCCTCCGCCGGTGACGCCGGACTTCAGCCGCGCGGGCGTGCTCGCGCACGCGCTGAGCGAGGTGACGTGCGAGGAGGCGCTCCAGCCGGTGGTGCGGCTGCTGCTGGGCGACGTGGTCATCGTGCAGGACGTGGCGGTGGCGCGCGCCTACGCGGAGTCCAGCGGCCTGGCCTGCACGCTGGTGACGCTGGAGGGCGAGGTCTTCCGCGCCGACGGCACCATCATCGGCGGTGAGCGAGAGGGCGCGGCGGTGGGCGCGCTCCAGAAGAAGCGGGAGATCGCCGAGCTGGCCGCCGAAGTGGCCCGCGTGGAGGAGCGCTACAACGAGATCCTCACGCGGCACTACTCGCTCCAGAAGCAGATGGGGCACACCGAGGGCGTCCTCAAGGGCCTGGGCAAGGAGCAGCACGCCGAGGAGGTCAACCTCGCCAGCCAGGAGAAGGACCTGCACAAGGCCAGCGAGGACCTGGCCCGGGTGCGCGAGCGCCTCCGCTCGCTGGAGACCGAGGCGTCCCAGTTCGCGCAGAGCCACACAGCGCTGGTGAACGAAGAGGAGACCAGCCGCGGCGAGGTGGCCCATGGCCAGGCGGACCGCGAGGCCCGCGAGGAGCGGGTGCGCCAGCTCGCCGGGGAGATGGAGAGCCTGCGCCAGCGCGCGGACGCGGCCTCGGCGGAGCTGACCGGGCTGCGCATCAAGGTCGCCGCTGGCAGTGAGCGCGGCGAGGCGGCCCGCAAGGAGCTGGAGAGCCTCATCACCCAGCGCAAGGACATGGAGTCGCGCACGGGCCGGCTGCAGTCCGTGGTGGCCGAGGGCCGCGCGAAGGCGGCCGAGCTGGCGCGCCGCACCGAGGAGCTGGAGGCCGCGCGGGAGAAGCGCGCGGGCGAGCACCGGGTCTCCGCGGAGCTGATGGAGGCGCGCCGCGCCGCGCATGTCACCGCCTCCGCCGAGGTGCGCGATCAGGACACGCAGTTCCGTGAGCTGCGCGGCCGGGTGGAGGAGCTGATGCAGGGGCTCTCCACCATCAGCCTGCGCGAGCGCGAGATTGCCCTGGAGCTGGAGCACCTGGGCGCGGGCATCCGCGAGCGGCACCAGGTGGAGCTGGCCACGGAGCTGCACCGCTACCACCTGCTGGCGCCCCTGTCGCCCGAGGTGGAGGGCGAGCTGAAGGACCTGCGCGCCCAGGTGGAGAAGATGGGGGAGATCAACCTCACGGCCATCGACGAGCACGCGGAGCTGACCAAGCGCTTCGACTTCCTCTCGGCACAGCGTCGCGACCTGACGGACTCCATCAGCCAGCTGAAGGAGGCCATCGTCCGCATCGACGCCACCAGCCGCGAGCGCTTCAAGCAGACGTTCGACGTGGTGAACGACAAGTTCCAGGCCATCTTCCCGCGCCTGTTCGGCGGTGGCCGGGCCAGCCTGGTGCTGACGCAGGACGGGCCCAATGGCGAGCCGGGCGTGGAGATTGTCGCGCAGCCGCCGGGCAAGAAGCTCCAGAGCGTCAACCTGCTCTCCGGTGGCGAGAAGGCGCTCACGGCCGTGGCGCTCATCTTCGGCATCTTCCTCATCAAGCCCACGCCCTTCTGCCTCCTGGACGAGGTCGACGCGCCGCTGGATGAGGGCAACGTGGGCCGCTACAACGACATGGTGAAGGAGATGAGCCGCCAGTCGCAGTTCATCCTCATCACCCACAACAAGCGCACCATGGAGATCGCCGACACGCTGTACGGCGTCACCATGGAGGAGCCCGGCATCTCCAAGCTGGTCAGCGTGAAGATGCGCGAGGCCTCCGCGCACAACGACGACAAGGTCTCCGCGGCGTAGCGCGGAAGGCGGTGTCCCGGGCCCTCCTGGCGGGCCCGGCGCGGCAGAGCTCGGCGACGCGGAAAGACAAAAGGCGCGGGCCCCGGTTCGGGTCCCGCGCCTTCGTCATTTCAGGCCGGAGCGAGGCTCCGTGCGACTACTTCTTCTTGGCCGGAGCCGGGGCCGGGCTGTACGTCTTCTTGGGGCACACGGCCTTGTCCGCCTCGACGCCCTGCTTGGCGCCGGCCAGCGCCTTCTGCGTCTCGGCGAGCGAGGTCTGCGTGGCCGTCTCGGCCTCGGCCCAGGCCGGATCCTTCGGCTTGAGGTCCTGCTGCACGAGCGTCAGCTGCGCCTGCTCCACGTCCTGCTGCGCCTGGATGGCGTCCGCGGTGCTGCTGGAGGCCTTCACCAGCGTGTTGCACTTGGACTCGAGCTCGTCGAAGAGCTTGTAGTCCTTGGTCTTCTTGTAGCGGTCCACCACGGCGGCGTACGCCTCGGCGGCCGTGCCGCGCGTACCGCTGGCGATGGCCACGTCCGCGGCGCGCTGGGTGCGCACCAGCTCCAACTGGAAGAAGCGCAGCTCCGGCGGGAGCGCGGTGGCCATGGCGGCCGGCGCCTCGGAGTTGTAGTTGACGAAGCGGTAGGGGACCTTCAGCGTGTCCACAGACAGCTTCGCCGGAACCGCGGCCAGCTTGAGCTTGAGGCACGAGGCGAGCTGCTCACCCTCGGTGCTGCCGGCGGGCTCGAAGGTGATCTCCGTGGCCGTCGGCTGGCCCTTGGTGAGCGTGACGTGCGACTGCAGCACGGGCGGCGTCTGCGTCTTGAAGGGCGCGTAGCACTCGCACCAGGACTTCTGGGCCAGGCGCACCGCACCGGCGAAGTCCGAGCCGTCGTTGATGCCGTAGGTGACGGAGTTGTTGCCGGAGGCCGTCATCTCAAACGGGATGCTGGCCGTGACGGGCTTGGCGCCGGCGGGCAGCGGGGCGGCCTTCACGCGCGCGTCCACCACCTGCTGGATGCACTGCTTGCCCTCGGGCGTGAGGTTCTCACCCTCGACGGTGTTGGTGGCGCTCTCCGGCGTCACGGTCGTCTTCACCGTGAGCTTGGTGGTGGCCGCCGGACCGCGGTGCTTCGGGTCCACCAGACACTCCAGCACCTCCGGACGGGTGGAGAGGATGGCGCCCAGGAGCGCGCTGTCGTTGACCGGCTGGGGCAGCGTCACCTCGCGCGGAAAGCACGAGACGAGGTCGAACGGAGGCTGGTTGGTGATGCGCAGCTTCTCCTCGGTGGACAGCTTCTTCTGCTCGCCGCCCTCGGTCTTCTGCTGACCGGCACAGGCGGTGGTAAGGACGATGGAGGCGATAGCGAGACGGCGCATCATGACGTGGGGTTCTCCCTCGGTTGGGACAGCAGGGGGGCGCTCACTTCTCCAGGCCCTCGGCGTTCTTGAGGTCCTTGAGACGCAGCCCGTTCTTCTTCAACAGTCGATAGAGGCTCTGCATGGACAGGCCGGTGCGCTGCTCGGCGGCCTTCATGTCGAAGCCCACCGAGCGCATGACCTCGGCGAAGTACAGGCGCTCGAAGTCGGCCAGCACGCGGTCCTTGGCCTCGTGGTACGGCATGCCCGACACCAGGGCGGAGACGCTCGTCTGGGGCGCGGCTCCCTCGGGACGCACGGACGACTGCGCGAGGAAGTCCAGCCAGCTGCTGTTGCCCGTCTCCTGCATGAGGGCCCCGCGCTCCAGCACGTTGCGCAGCTCGCGCACGTTGCCGGGCCAGTCGTAGCCGTCGAAGAGGGCGAGCGTCTGCGGCGTCAGCTCCACGGTGCTCTTGAGGCCGCGCGAGAGCGCCTGGGCCAGCGCCGGGATGTCGTCGCGGCGGGTGCGCAGGGGCGGCAGGCGCACGCGGGCCACCGCCAGGCGGAAGTAGAGGTCGGCGCGGAAGCGGCCCTGGCGCACGTCCTCCTCCAGGTTGCGGTGCGTGGAGGCGATGACGCGCACGTCCACCGCCACCGGCTGCCCGTCGAGCGAGGGCACCTCACGCGTGTCCAGCACGCGCAAGAGCTTGCCCTGCACGGACAGGGGGAGCTCCCCCACCTCGTCCAGGAAGAGGGTGCCGCCGCGCGCCGCCTCGAAGACGCCGCGCGCGGCCTTGTCCTCGCCCTCGTTGGCGCGCAGGCCGCCGAACAGCTCGCGCTCGGCCTTCTCCTCGGAGATGAGGTTGCAGTCGACGACCTTGAAGGCGCCGTGGCGGCGCACCGAGTGCTGGTGCACGGCGCGGGCGGCCAGCTCCTTGCCCGTGCCCGTCTCGCCCTCCAAGAGCAGGTTCATGTCCTCGCGGGCGATGCGGCGCAGCTCCGTGAAGACCCAGCGCATCTTCTCCGAGCTGCCCACGAGCTGCCCGAAGGACTCGGCGCCCGCCACCTCCACCTCGGTGGGGCGCGGGGCCAGGCGCACGGCGAGCTTCGTCTTGCCCAGCTCCACCTTGTCGCCGCTGGACAGGTAGGCCTGGACGACCTGCCGGCCATCCAGGAACGTGCCGTTGCGGCTGCCGGTGTCGCGCAGCATCAGCCCGTGCGTGGTGCGCTCGATTTCCAGGTGGCGGCGGCTCACCGTGGTGTCACCCAGCACCAGGTCGCTGGCGGGGTCCGAGCCAACGCGCACGAGCGCATCCCGGGTGACGACCTTCTTGCCCTTGTCCGGGCCGGACACCACTTCCACGGTCCACTCGTGGATGGGGATGCGTGTGGCGCGTCCTTCCTGCTCGGTCTGGACGGTCTCGGTGACCTCGGGCCTGGATTCGATCATGGGCGCTCGCCCTTCCTCTCGGGGCCGCGAG
This window encodes:
- the smc gene encoding chromosome segregation protein SMC, with product MRIKRLDITGFKSFMERSVFTFDDGVTGVVGPNGCGKSNVVDAIRWVMGEQSAKNLRGRGMEDVIFNGSESKQPLNMAEVSLTFLVDDTDTLSPQYQGFSEITVTRRLFRNGDSEYLINKTLCRLLDITELFLGTGVGTKAYSIIEQGRVGLIVSSKPEDRRHLLEEAAGVTKYKARRKAAERKLEATEANLLRVADITNELEKRLEVLSRQSKKAEKYKKLKARMRDIDLHAASHRYLELVGEKKVLQSRLENLGSEERESLDRVKELEEAITRRRAELEAEGAALQQLASEVHSLESAVQRDAQDLAYGRRDLEETGARVAQSQAELDGLLARQAEMADTMAAREAELSGIAGAWKEDEVAMQVAQEEQRRVTHLQTEVALRLEQERAGLVAVAARLANHESNLVNLARQRGDLESRRAKLQGELDALRAQEQSLDQVRTDAAKRVEDTRHLAHELAERKGQEEEALNRTRADFAENEIQVIALREELSDKRSRLGSLQDIQKNYDGFDRGVRAVMVRAAEAAREQGIFGLVADVLNVAPRYERAIEAALGERLQHVIVESRDKGVELVEYLKGHSEGRGSFLPVPMSETLPPPVTPDFSRAGVLAHALSEVTCEEALQPVVRLLLGDVVIVQDVAVARAYAESSGLACTLVTLEGEVFRADGTIIGGEREGAAVGALQKKREIAELAAEVARVEERYNEILTRHYSLQKQMGHTEGVLKGLGKEQHAEEVNLASQEKDLHKASEDLARVRERLRSLETEASQFAQSHTALVNEEETSRGEVAHGQADREAREERVRQLAGEMESLRQRADAASAELTGLRIKVAAGSERGEAARKELESLITQRKDMESRTGRLQSVVAEGRAKAAELARRTEELEAAREKRAGEHRVSAELMEARRAAHVTASAEVRDQDTQFRELRGRVEELMQGLSTISLREREIALELEHLGAGIRERHQVELATELHRYHLLAPLSPEVEGELKDLRAQVEKMGEINLTAIDEHAELTKRFDFLSAQRRDLTDSISQLKEAIVRIDATSRERFKQTFDVVNDKFQAIFPRLFGGGRASLVLTQDGPNGEPGVEIVAQPPGKKLQSVNLLSGGEKALTAVALIFGIFLIKPTPFCLLDEVDAPLDEGNVGRYNDMVKEMSRQSQFILITHNKRTMEIADTLYGVTMEEPGISKLVSVKMREASAHNDDKVSAA
- a CDS encoding sigma 54-interacting transcriptional regulator — protein: MIESRPEVTETVQTEQEGRATRIPIHEWTVEVVSGPDKGKKVVTRDALVRVGSDPASDLVLGDTTVSRRHLEIERTTHGLMLRDTGSRNGTFLDGRQVVQAYLSSGDKVELGKTKLAVRLAPRPTEVEVAGAESFGQLVGSSEKMRWVFTELRRIAREDMNLLLEGETGTGKELAARAVHQHSVRRHGAFKVVDCNLISEEKAERELFGGLRANEGEDKAARGVFEAARGGTLFLDEVGELPLSVQGKLLRVLDTREVPSLDGQPVAVDVRVIASTHRNLEEDVRQGRFRADLYFRLAVARVRLPPLRTRRDDIPALAQALSRGLKSTVELTPQTLALFDGYDWPGNVRELRNVLERGALMQETGNSSWLDFLAQSSVRPEGAAPQTSVSALVSGMPYHEAKDRVLADFERLYFAEVMRSVGFDMKAAEQRTGLSMQSLYRLLKKNGLRLKDLKNAEGLEK